In one Elusimicrobium sp. genomic region, the following are encoded:
- a CDS encoding MFS transporter, producing MKKVISFVLVFALLAGQLTPAQAQVLKNTAKGVSAAVTLGKAPLRPVKLPTTINTNGLHLAPNFSPAIYTQLERNISRAVLKQNTGLQQVRQALDLPDFKSLAEGILKAKHLPGHHNWLRTEYVTLALHGYTTAEQNIQASSYWKQDLTAKLPAVELLKDLSFSHVFQNHPDVLAQAAEGLTDASALALFGTREDLSVLEDFYHKAIGTPLALSAATNYARACLRLAEYDRLTAFSRETKGKYAALFQGIAQYAVLHKLPLSLPVTPGKEPFLNEALRSYLSTYGEHSALSADSSHSATVLWMNLTAPVSVRLPSFTAPAKQASKPAVLSELTLTLDPLKTSPEQLNTGAVSHPTAGTETTVEAAPSVRLPEGDIAPVLDTPAQKTSLVQKVRNWLGLGKKKQAAPAIEEPVKVNSALQRASLYLASAVMGLEVATPVISNFGTSFGLSLEDNILVAVATYFPYSVGAFFANYLKQKIGRKAALNLGLGLMGLGFLGGVTLCGLDGSFVAEANAMLHFYKTLACITIASVGGVLVHNSVGPMITEISKGESDLVLQKRNSYTELARAAGMAASFAFPFVSTAVLGLDWSLTFALPIPLVAAAAIGINSGRLPNTKPVKAPSLAEKTKASLWEKTKNSEYLRLFKEEKGVAPLLTGLLIMNAVEVSFNSGFLLLLPSLTQNPSMQYLFGIAQFAVPFLLGRYLAGHFLKWFPKNNMAIATALGALGGFASLTAAQSNVYLLTASLFAAELGISTAFTLAFSRTAKNPKTQDRIISLIVASAISCAFGPMLLTDLAQRFIDAGLLSTQGATAAALLGIPAALASISALLFKRADKAAQNPLHVQPQPIEKNPTLWQKVRNFFKK from the coding sequence ATGAAAAAAGTTATATCGTTCGTTTTAGTTTTCGCTTTACTGGCTGGGCAACTTACCCCCGCGCAGGCACAAGTATTAAAAAATACGGCAAAAGGAGTGTCGGCCGCCGTAACCCTCGGCAAGGCACCTCTGCGCCCCGTCAAACTGCCTACAACCATCAATACCAATGGTTTACACCTTGCGCCGAACTTTTCTCCCGCTATTTACACCCAACTGGAAAGAAATATCAGCCGAGCAGTTCTCAAACAAAACACGGGATTGCAACAAGTCCGCCAAGCGTTAGATTTACCGGACTTCAAATCGTTAGCCGAAGGTATCTTAAAAGCAAAACACTTACCCGGGCATCATAATTGGTTGAGAACGGAATATGTTACGCTGGCCTTGCACGGTTATACTACCGCCGAACAAAATATCCAAGCTTCCTCTTACTGGAAACAAGACTTAACGGCTAAACTCCCGGCGGTGGAACTGCTTAAGGATCTTTCTTTTTCCCATGTTTTCCAAAACCACCCCGACGTTCTTGCCCAAGCAGCCGAAGGTTTGACGGACGCCTCCGCCTTGGCCCTTTTCGGCACCCGGGAAGATTTATCCGTACTGGAAGATTTCTATCACAAAGCAATCGGCACGCCGCTCGCGTTATCAGCCGCCACCAACTATGCCCGCGCCTGCTTGCGCTTGGCTGAGTACGACCGCTTAACGGCTTTTTCCCGCGAAACAAAAGGCAAATATGCCGCTCTTTTTCAAGGAATCGCGCAATACGCCGTATTACACAAATTGCCGCTTTCCCTGCCCGTAACGCCGGGCAAGGAACCCTTCTTAAATGAGGCCCTGCGCAGTTATCTGTCCACTTATGGCGAACATTCTGCTTTAAGTGCTGACAGCAGCCATAGTGCCACCGTATTATGGATGAACCTGACTGCCCCGGTATCCGTACGCTTGCCGTCCTTCACCGCGCCCGCGAAACAAGCCTCCAAACCGGCCGTTTTATCCGAACTGACCTTAACCCTGGATCCGTTAAAAACCTCTCCCGAACAGTTAAATACAGGTGCCGTTTCGCACCCGACTGCCGGCACGGAAACCACGGTTGAAGCCGCGCCCTCGGTTAGACTGCCCGAGGGAGATATTGCCCCTGTTTTGGATACTCCCGCCCAAAAGACTTCTTTGGTGCAAAAAGTACGCAACTGGTTAGGCCTTGGCAAAAAGAAACAAGCCGCACCTGCTATCGAAGAACCCGTAAAAGTAAATTCCGCTTTGCAACGCGCCAGCCTGTATTTGGCCTCTGCCGTGATGGGTTTGGAAGTAGCCACCCCGGTTATTTCCAACTTCGGCACAAGTTTCGGCCTTTCCCTGGAAGATAACATTTTGGTAGCCGTGGCCACCTATTTCCCGTATTCCGTGGGGGCTTTCTTCGCTAACTACTTAAAACAAAAAATCGGCAGAAAAGCGGCCTTAAATTTAGGACTTGGGTTAATGGGTCTGGGTTTTTTAGGCGGGGTAACCCTGTGCGGCCTGGACGGTTCCTTTGTGGCCGAAGCCAATGCCATGCTCCACTTCTATAAAACTTTGGCTTGCATTACCATTGCCAGCGTAGGGGGGGTGCTTGTACATAACTCCGTGGGCCCGATGATTACGGAAATCAGCAAAGGCGAAAGCGATTTAGTTCTCCAAAAGCGCAACTCCTATACCGAACTTGCCCGTGCGGCAGGTATGGCGGCCTCGTTTGCGTTCCCGTTTGTTTCCACGGCGGTTTTGGGTTTAGATTGGAGTTTAACCTTTGCCTTACCTATCCCGTTAGTGGCGGCGGCGGCCATCGGTATCAATAGCGGCAGACTCCCCAACACAAAACCTGTTAAGGCCCCGTCTTTAGCCGAAAAAACCAAGGCAAGCCTGTGGGAAAAAACCAAAAACAGCGAATACCTGCGCTTATTCAAAGAAGAAAAAGGGGTAGCTCCGCTTTTGACCGGGTTACTTATCATGAACGCGGTAGAGGTTTCTTTTAACAGCGGATTTCTGCTTCTTTTACCCTCTCTTACGCAAAATCCGTCCATGCAGTACTTATTCGGGATTGCTCAATTTGCCGTACCGTTCCTTTTGGGGCGCTACTTGGCGGGACACTTTTTGAAATGGTTCCCCAAAAACAATATGGCTATTGCCACCGCTTTGGGTGCGTTAGGCGGGTTTGCTTCGCTGACGGCGGCCCAAAGTAATGTATATTTATTGACGGCCTCGTTATTTGCTGCTGAACTGGGTATTTCCACCGCGTTTACCTTGGCTTTCTCCCGCACGGCCAAAAACCCCAAAACGCAAGACCGTATTATCTCGCTTATTGTAGCAAGCGCCATCAGTTGCGCCTTCGGCCCCATGTTGCTTACCGATTTGGCCCAACGCTTTATTGATGCCGGCCTGCTCTCTACTCAAGGGGCTACTGCGGCGGCCTTGTTAGGTATCCCGGCGGCATTAGCCAGTATTTCGGCCCTGCTCTTTAAGCGGGCAGACAAGGCGGCCCAAAATCCGCTCCATGTGCAACCCCAGCCCATAGAGAAGAACCCGACTTTATGGCAAAAAGTACGAAACTTCTTTAAGAAATAA
- a CDS encoding carbohydrate porin, with product MNITKTMLAAVMAFACSAVSAQGFYMAEDIEEELVLTPVKHEQRLASRKKVEKHPFNDAGQAYFDAKKELAEKTGLQIGMDISYTAQRSTPNGKQTSIQGIYYPYLTWNLFKNTAFGSGQLNVNYNLVRYWGASAATLADRSNFAVPINDYPANQEIFSQFSYTHTLPGEMDWLSVTVGQFPLYNFDGTEYLDNQQTGLMNYAMSQNASAAYTSASFGGYLQAQNDLISFAAGYQDATNVSGETIELKDAFSGKYTLFGSLSLTPEFDMGQGQYSFMYYYQPSVHEQPENVNGWSFNMQQNMGDKWVMFGRINGSSNGATAVRNSFVLGGAYLDPFERNPLDSIVAGIAYNRLSGKGLGYPTDRRNTEMAMEFQWNIGVGKFMTITPDLQLYPNPGLDEDGKMGLAVGLRTTIML from the coding sequence ATGAACATAACAAAAACAATGCTTGCGGCAGTGATGGCCTTTGCCTGTTCTGCCGTTTCCGCCCAAGGGTTTTATATGGCGGAAGATATAGAAGAAGAACTCGTCTTAACTCCGGTCAAGCACGAACAGCGCTTGGCCTCACGCAAAAAAGTGGAGAAACATCCCTTCAACGATGCCGGGCAAGCCTATTTTGATGCTAAAAAAGAATTGGCTGAAAAAACCGGATTACAAATCGGTATGGATATTTCCTACACGGCCCAACGCTCTACACCAAACGGCAAACAAACTTCTATTCAGGGTATTTACTACCCGTATTTGACTTGGAATTTGTTCAAAAACACGGCCTTTGGTTCCGGTCAGTTAAATGTTAACTACAATTTGGTGCGTTACTGGGGAGCCTCCGCGGCTACCTTGGCAGACCGCTCCAACTTTGCCGTTCCGATTAACGACTATCCCGCCAACCAAGAGATTTTCTCCCAGTTTTCCTATACGCATACTTTGCCGGGAGAAATGGATTGGTTGTCGGTAACGGTGGGGCAATTCCCGCTTTATAACTTCGACGGTACCGAATACTTAGATAACCAACAAACGGGGTTGATGAACTATGCCATGTCGCAAAATGCGTCCGCGGCGTACACCTCGGCCTCTTTCGGCGGTTACTTGCAAGCGCAAAACGATTTAATCAGTTTTGCGGCCGGGTATCAAGATGCTACCAATGTAAGCGGTGAAACCATTGAACTTAAAGACGCCTTCAGCGGTAAATATACGCTGTTCGGTTCGTTGTCTTTAACGCCCGAATTTGATATGGGCCAAGGGCAATACAGTTTCATGTACTACTATCAGCCGTCCGTGCACGAACAACCCGAAAATGTAAACGGCTGGTCGTTTAATATGCAACAGAATATGGGCGATAAGTGGGTCATGTTCGGGCGTATAAACGGTTCCAGCAATGGTGCAACGGCAGTAAGAAACTCGTTTGTATTGGGCGGTGCTTATTTGGATCCGTTTGAAAGAAATCCGCTCGATTCTATTGTGGCGGGTATTGCCTACAATCGTTTGAGCGGTAAAGGGCTCGGTTATCCGACCGACCGCCGCAACACCGAAATGGCAATGGAATTTCAATGGAACATCGGTGTAGGTAAATTTATGACCATTACGCCGGACTTGCAACTCTATCCCAACCCGGGTTTAGATGAAGACGGAAAAATGGGGTTGGCTGTCGGGTTGCGTACGACGATTATGTTGTAG
- a CDS encoding amino acid permease, translating into MGDKNNTAAKLGVIGLASIVISSMVGGGVFSLPQNMAAGASAGAVLLAWVITGIGMYFIANTFSVLSRVKPDLTAGIYMYAREGFGPYVGFTIGWGYWLCQIFGNVGYAVITMDALNYFFPPYFAGGNNLLSIVCGSFLIWGFNFVVLRGVKQAAVLNVIGTIGKLVPLLLFCLILLFTFHLDKFDSNFWGQLAENGKSLGDLPSQLKSTMLVTLWAFIGIEGAVVLSNRAKSQSAVSKATLLGFLGCLVIYMGLSLLPFGFLSQAEIAAVANPSTAGVLEKVVGPWGAWMMNIGLLVAVLSSWLAWTMITAEIPAAAAENGTFPKQFATQNKNGSPSVSLWVTSALMQLAILMVYFSNNAWNTMLSITGVMVLPAYLASTAYLWKLTEDGEYAQITPKGRAAALLTSVLGTVYGVWLVYAAGLKYLFLAVIFLALGLPVFIWARKQKQDGNPVFKRGEGWVASLLVICALVAIYVFTRGLVSL; encoded by the coding sequence ATGGGAGATAAAAACAATACAGCAGCCAAATTGGGTGTGATTGGCCTTGCCAGCATTGTCATTAGTTCCATGGTTGGGGGCGGGGTATTCTCCCTCCCCCAAAACATGGCAGCCGGGGCCAGCGCGGGAGCGGTGCTTTTGGCTTGGGTGATTACCGGTATCGGCATGTATTTTATTGCCAATACATTTAGCGTGCTTTCCCGCGTGAAACCGGATCTGACGGCCGGTATCTATATGTACGCTCGGGAAGGTTTCGGCCCTTATGTGGGCTTTACAATCGGGTGGGGTTATTGGCTCTGCCAGATTTTCGGTAATGTGGGGTATGCCGTTATTACCATGGACGCGCTTAACTACTTTTTCCCCCCTTATTTTGCGGGCGGGAATAATTTATTGTCCATTGTATGCGGTTCCTTTTTGATTTGGGGTTTTAACTTTGTGGTTTTGCGAGGTGTAAAGCAAGCGGCGGTGTTAAATGTTATCGGTACCATTGGCAAACTTGTTCCGCTTTTACTGTTCTGCTTGATTTTACTGTTTACTTTCCACTTGGATAAGTTTGATTCCAACTTCTGGGGTCAGCTGGCGGAAAACGGTAAATCGTTGGGAGATTTGCCCTCTCAACTTAAAAGCACCATGCTCGTAACCTTATGGGCTTTTATCGGTATTGAAGGTGCTGTGGTGCTTTCCAACCGTGCAAAAAGCCAATCTGCCGTCAGCAAAGCCACCCTGCTCGGGTTTTTAGGGTGTTTGGTAATTTATATGGGGCTTTCGCTTTTGCCGTTTGGTTTCTTATCGCAAGCGGAAATTGCGGCTGTTGCCAACCCTTCTACGGCGGGCGTCTTGGAAAAAGTAGTCGGCCCTTGGGGTGCGTGGATGATGAATATCGGGTTATTGGTAGCGGTTTTATCCTCTTGGCTCGCTTGGACGATGATTACGGCCGAAATCCCGGCTGCGGCGGCGGAAAACGGAACTTTTCCCAAGCAATTCGCCACGCAAAACAAAAACGGTTCACCCAGCGTATCTTTGTGGGTAACGAGTGCGCTAATGCAACTGGCCATTTTGATGGTGTATTTTTCCAACAATGCGTGGAATACCATGCTTTCCATTACGGGGGTAATGGTGCTTCCGGCCTACTTGGCCAGTACCGCTTATTTGTGGAAACTGACCGAAGACGGCGAGTATGCTCAAATTACGCCTAAAGGGCGTGCGGCGGCTTTGTTGACCTCCGTGTTGGGCACGGTGTACGGCGTGTGGCTTGTGTATGCGGCGGGGCTTAAGTATTTGTTCTTAGCCGTTATTTTCTTAGCACTCGGTTTACCCGTGTTTATTTGGGCCCGCAAGCAAAAACAGGACGGTAACCCCGTCTTTAAGCGGGGAGAAGGTTGGGTGGCATCTCTGCTGGTTATTTGTGCGTTGGTGGCTATCTATGTCTTTACAAGGGGGCTTGTTTCCCTTTAA
- a CDS encoding pyruvoyl-dependent arginine decarboxylase gives MEKCDLTLGTRYPTLAFISGGAGQAADGIPPQPFETFCYDSALLEAKIENFNVVPYTSVLPKELYGNIVPVDKVVKDFHHGAVLEVIMAGNGARIEEHKAIATGVGICWGKDKEGKLIGGWAAEYVEYFDTPIDDEIASGHAKMWLNKSLNHELEIRGVEKHSEFQIWHNYINITQPFAYCLTVMGFLNFKFAKPVDVK, from the coding sequence ATGGAAAAATGTGATTTAACTTTAGGAACAAGATATCCAACCTTGGCTTTTATCAGCGGAGGTGCCGGGCAAGCGGCGGACGGAATCCCGCCTCAGCCCTTTGAAACTTTCTGTTACGACTCTGCTTTGTTGGAAGCCAAAATAGAAAATTTCAATGTAGTTCCTTATACCTCGGTTTTGCCGAAGGAATTATACGGCAATATCGTGCCTGTAGATAAAGTGGTGAAGGACTTTCATCACGGAGCGGTGTTGGAAGTAATCATGGCCGGTAACGGGGCCCGCATCGAAGAACATAAGGCTATTGCCACGGGGGTAGGCATCTGCTGGGGTAAAGATAAGGAAGGCAAGTTAATCGGCGGTTGGGCGGCTGAATATGTGGAATATTTTGACACGCCCATTGATGATGAAATTGCTTCTGGTCATGCCAAAATGTGGCTGAATAAATCGTTAAACCACGAATTGGAAATCCGCGGGGTGGAAAAACACAGCGAATTCCAAATTTGGCATAACTACATCAACATCACCCAGCCGTTTGCTTATTGTTTAACGGTCATGGGTTTCTTGAACTTCAAATTTGCCAAACCGGTAGATGTGAAGTAA
- a CDS encoding sigma-70 family RNA polymerase sigma factor, whose product MEDKFTERTDDQLVELFRAGNEKAFEELVYRYKNPLYQYIMSLVQDEGAAGDLFQEVFISFFKNVGKYEARGKFKSWLFLTARNRVFNFFRDRYKLSSLDQTDEEGNSVFHETLEDGQLAPLEELSGKEAEEMIRRASLQLPPRQREMIYLRQYLSFKEIAELLGRPLGTVLADCHRAVKKMRQLLEKQNHREVTL is encoded by the coding sequence ATGGAAGATAAATTTACCGAACGGACGGACGACCAGTTGGTAGAACTTTTCCGTGCAGGAAACGAAAAAGCCTTTGAAGAATTGGTGTACCGTTACAAAAACCCGTTGTATCAGTATATTATGTCCCTCGTGCAAGACGAGGGTGCGGCGGGAGATTTGTTCCAAGAAGTGTTTATTTCGTTCTTTAAAAATGTGGGTAAGTATGAGGCTCGCGGGAAGTTTAAGTCGTGGTTGTTTTTAACGGCCCGAAACAGAGTGTTTAATTTCTTTCGGGATCGATATAAACTTTCCTCGCTGGATCAAACCGATGAAGAAGGGAACTCCGTTTTTCACGAAACATTGGAAGACGGCCAATTGGCCCCTTTAGAGGAATTATCCGGCAAAGAGGCGGAAGAAATGATTCGCCGCGCTTCTTTACAACTTCCCCCCCGTCAACGGGAAATGATTTACTTGCGGCAGTATTTATCCTTTAAGGAAATTGCCGAATTATTAGGGCGCCCGCTGGGCACCGTACTGGCCGATTGCCACCGCGCCGTAAAAAAAATGCGCCAGTTGCTGGAAAAGCAAAATCACCGAGAGGTAACTTTATGA
- a CDS encoding GtrA family protein: MLQKISVCLSRLTKVPEQFIRFLIIGTLNTAFAYGLYALFIFAGCHYALAVFLSTVIGICFSFKTLGAFVFDNPDNRLIFKFFSVYVVCYFVNVGILKLLTGAGMQNLYLAGLISSFLVALVSFFLNKFVVFRRK; encoded by the coding sequence ATGCTTCAAAAAATTTCCGTTTGCCTTTCCCGTCTTACCAAAGTGCCCGAGCAATTTATCCGCTTTTTAATTATCGGCACGCTCAACACCGCTTTTGCCTACGGGCTTTATGCGCTGTTTATCTTTGCGGGTTGCCATTATGCATTAGCCGTGTTTTTGTCCACGGTAATCGGCATTTGTTTTAGTTTCAAAACATTAGGCGCTTTTGTTTTTGATAACCCCGACAACCGCCTTATTTTCAAATTCTTTTCCGTCTATGTTGTGTGCTATTTCGTCAATGTGGGAATTTTGAAATTACTGACGGGAGCGGGTATGCAAAACCTGTATTTGGCGGGGCTTATCAGTTCGTTTTTGGTGGCACTGGTTAGTTTTTTCTTAAATAAATTTGTAGTATTTAGAAGAAAATAA